The following proteins are encoded in a genomic region of Hirundo rustica isolate bHirRus1 chromosome 3, bHirRus1.pri.v3, whole genome shotgun sequence:
- the LOC120750645 gene encoding taste receptor type 2 member 110-like, which translates to MEACHSPQEYNVTSYGDTALAIITLEAFAGMWINAFIVSVLCIGWIKKKTMNSNEKILLLLGCSRSWYLGISWVYSFLLIIHPYCSCVPLLLESLAGIQSFFDCSNICVSACLCVFYCIKIANFRNRFFIYLKVKIDRMVPWLLLASVLLAFIFSILVYHISNETQCSNRNYSSQGYYLKHIIRVDEHLVPIFFFTGFIFCTSLTAVIFSALFLLFSLWRHKCKMQTNSMNSLSMDAHIKAMKSILSFLVMYSINFIFFILTLIYSRKKENHMAFFIFAFLYAFPGVHSLFLIFSNPKLKKTLIRILSCVKCKVCMR; encoded by the coding sequence ATGGAAGCTTGTCACTCTCCACAGGAATACAATGTCACTTCATATGGGGACACAGCTTTGGCCATCATCACCCTGGAGGCGTTTGCTGGCATGTGGATAAATGCTTTCAttgtttctgtgctttgcattgGCTGgatcaaaaagaaaaccatgaaCTCAAATGAGAAgatcttgctgctgctgggctgctccaggtCTTGGTATTTAGGTATCTCATGGGTGTAttcatttcttttaataatacATCCCTATTGCTCTTGTGTTCCTCTCCTACTTGAATCTCTTGCAGGTATTCAGAGCTTTTTTGATTGTTCAAACATATGCGTTTCAGCCTGtctttgtgttttttattgCATAAAAATTGCCAACTTCAGGAACAGGTTCTTCATCTACCTGAAAGTAAAAATTGACAGGATGGTGCCCTGGCTCCTGTTGGCATCTGTGCTTTTGGCCTTTATTTTCAGCATTCTTGTCTACCACATCTCTAATGAAACTCAGTGCAGCAATCGCAATTACAGCAGTCAAGGATATTATCTGAAACACATTATCAGAGTAGATGAACATTTagtgcctattttttttttcacaggatTTATATTTTGCACTTCATTAACAGCAGtcattttttctgctcttttccttctcttttctctctggagACACAAATGCAAGATGCAGACAAACTCCATGAACAGCCTTAGCATGGATGCCCACATCAAAGCCATGAAATCTATTCTCTCCTTCTTAGTAATGTACAGCattaactttatattttttattttgacacTAATTTAttcaaggaagaaagaaaatcacatggctttttttatttttgcctttctgtaTGCTTTTCCAGGTGTTCATTccctttttctgattttcagcaaTCCTAAGCTGAAAAAGACACTGATAAGGATTCTGTCCTGTGTCAAGTGCAAGGTTTGCATGAGGTAG
- the LOC120750665 gene encoding taste receptor type 2 member 7-like, which translates to MEACYSPQLYNVTSYGATTLAITTLEAFAGMWINAFIVSVLCIGWIKKKTLNSNEKILLLLGLSRFCFLCFSWIYAFLSEIYPYCLLVHPILQLVQGAYSIFNCSNLWFSACLCVFYCIKIANFRNSFFIYLKVKIDRMVSWLLFGSVIFSLTVGILVYNTIDKAVCKNHNFTCLRKFWKETIRTEEHFYPIFFLTGFLHTTSFMVVIFSAVFLLFSLWRHKCKMQTNSMKDLSTEAHTKAMKSILSFLVMYSINFVSLILTLVYSTKYTSQAIFTVYIIQHAYPGIHSLILIFSNPKLEKALLKILSCVKCKFLMK; encoded by the coding sequence ATGGAAGCTTGTTACTCTCCACAGTTATACAATGTCACCTCCTATGGGGCCACAACTTTGGCCATCACCACCCTGGAGGCGTTTGCTGGCATGTGGATAAATGCTTTCAttgtttctgtgctttgcattgGCTGgatcaaaaagaaaaccctgaacTCAAATGAGAAGATCTTGCTGCTGTTGGGACTCTccaggttttgctttttgtgcttCTCATGGATATATGCCTTTCTCTCAGAAATTTATCCCTATTGCCTTCTGGTTCATCCTATACTGCAGCTAGTTCAAGGTGCttattccatttttaattgTTCCAACTTGTGGTTTTCAGCCTGtctttgtgttttttattgCATAAAAATTGCCAATTTCAGGAACAGTTTCTTCATCTACCTGAAAGTAAAGATTGATAGGATGGTGTCATGGCTTTTGTTCGGGTCAGTGATTTTCTCCCTGACTGTTGGAATTCTTGTCTACAACACTATTGATAAAGCTGTCTGTAAAAACCACAATTTCACCTGCCTTAGAAAATTTTGGAAAGAAACTATCCGAACAGAGGAACATTTTtaccctattttttttcttactggcTTTTTACATACCACATCATTCATGGTGGTCatcttctctgctgtttttcttctcttttctctctggagACACAAATGCAAGATGCAGACAAACTCCATGAAGGACCTCAGCACGGAAGCCCACACCAAAGCCATGAAATCAATTCTCTCCTTCTTAGTGATGTACAGCATCAACTTTGTATCTTTGATCTTGACTCTAGTTTATTCAACAAAGTACACTAGTCAGGCAATATTTACTGTTTACATAATTCAGCATGCTTATCCTGGTATCCATTCACTTATTCTGATTTTCAGCAATCCCAAGCTGGAAAAGGCACTGCTAAAGATTCTCTCCTGTGTGAAGTGCAAGTTTTTAATGAAGTAG